ggccttagaaagcatcaccatgaacaaagctagtggaggtgatggaattcaagtggagctatttcaaatccaaaaagatgatcctgtgaaagtgctgcactcaatatgtcagcaaatttggaaaactcagcagtggccacaggactggaaaaggtcagttttcattccaatcccaaacaaaggcaatgccaaagaatgctcaaactactgcacaattgcactcatctcacacactttacattagtaaagtaatgttcaaaattctccaagccaggcttcagcaatacgtgaaccatgaactttgagatgttcaagctgcttttagaaaaggcattggaaccagagatcaaattgccaacatctgctggatcatggaaaaagcaagagagttccagaagaacatctatttctgctttattgactatgccaaagcctttgtgtgcatcacaataaactgtggaaaattctgaaagagatgggaataccagaccacctgacttgctatATAGGAAAAacttgtattcaggtcaggaagcaacagttagaactggacatggaactacagactggttccaaataggaaaaggagtacgtcaaggctgtatattgtcatcctgcttattcaacttacatgcagagtacatcatgagaaacatgagctggaagcagcacaagctggaatcaagattgccagatgaaatatcagtaacctcagatatgcagatgacaccacgcttatggcagaaagtgaagaagaactaaagagcctcttgatgaaagtgaaagagagtgaaaaagttggcttaaagctcaacattcagaaaactaagatcatggcatccggtcccatcacttcatggcaaatagatggggaaacagtggaaatggtgcctgactttttttgggctccaaaatcactgcagatggtgactgcagccatgaaagtaaaagatgcttactccttggcaggaaagttatgaccatcttagacagcatattagaaagcagagacattactttgtcaacaaaggtccatctagtcaaggctatggtttttccagtagtcatgtatggatgtgagagtggggctataaagaaagctgagcgtagaaaaattgatgcttttgaactgtggtgttggagaagactcttgagagtcccttgaactgcgaggagatccaaccagtctatcctaaaggaaatcagtcctgactattcattggaaggactgatgctgaaactccaatactttggccacctgatgcgaagagctgactcatttgaaaagaccctgatgctgggaaagattgagagcaggagaaggggatgacaggatgagatggttggatgccatcactgactcaatggacatgagtttgagtaaactctaggagttggtgatggagagggaggcctggcgtgctgcagttcatggggttgcagagtcagacacaacatagcgactgtactgaactgaactgaatacaatcaTCTGTGCAGAAACTGTAATGGTGtgaatagctaacatttattactTTAAGAGTTTTTATGgagtatttcattttatcttgcAGCAAATGTTTGGGGAATGTGCTACAGTGTAGTTTTTCATGCTCatcttacaaataaggaaactgaatccTGGTGAAGTCACTGCCATCTAACAAGGGACTCTGCAGGTGTATGTAGGTGTAGGTGTATTAATTTCTTGACTTCAACAATTAAGCTGAAGTTAAATAAACTGGCCAGTAAATGAGAAGTGCTGGATTTGAACcaatttccatgtatttttgaTGAACCTTTGTGTCTGGTAAGCAGTTTAAGTAGGGAACAAGTTATGTGTTAGCTTCAAGCTCAGatttactgatttttatatttataggcACTAttcaaaaggatttttttttttaattttattttatttttaaactttacataattgtattagttttgccaaatatcaaaatgaatccgccacaggtatacatgtgttccccattaagctattttatatctattttaccTTTTCTATAACTGTCCAGGTAGGCAAGAAGTAAAAttacttccattttatagatgaaagggACACAAGGAGGTAATTGAAATGAATTCCAGGAGTAATACTTTACCCATTAAACCACAGTCTAGTTAACTAAATAACAATACTCAAACTACTAATGCACAAATGACCTATGATGAAATTAGAATAGTTAAGAGCAACATTATCAGTAGTTGGGGTTTAGGCAGCTGTCATTTATCGGGACTCTTCCATACAGAAAGGACAAGCTCAAGAAGGAATATGGCAGAATCACAGAATTATGAAAGCCACGGTCTAGGAAAAACTGGACCAAGGAAGCACCCTTTAAAAATCTTGAGTATGGTAGTGCTATATAGCACATAATGAATTTATAGAACTTAGTATTTAAGGATGGCAGTAGAAATAACAGGTGCTTCTTTTAAATGGCACAGATAATTCTCTGAATGTCAGAGACACACAAAGCTATCAATGAAGTTTATGCAATCGAATCCTGGAACAGATGGAGTATCTGAGTATCCATATTCCTAGTTATCAAAGCAAAAGCTTTAAACATTCATCCAATAATTAAGTgtaaaccaactttttttttaaatatgctgaaagcagaattttttgtttactttaatGAATAATTACAACTGGGAAACCACACCTGCCTTAACAGTCTGCTTCATCCACTTTACTTGGGATTGATTTTGTCTTACAGAAAGCAACCATCAAAGTTTCTTTTCCCTTGCccaagattttaaaaagtcaaccatTACATATAAATACAGGAAGGCCTATGCCAAGTTAACAAATGAAAACTGTAACTCAAAATGAGGTATGCACATTGACAGTAAGTGCATTGGTATACTCCATACAAAAGCTGGAGAGTTTACAAACAACTGGTGATGTAAAACAGAGGTTTCCTAAGAACTTACTTAAGTAGACCTTTAAAAAGCCCtagaaaacttcatttttaacaaGGGTCCCAGATGATTCCAGGTTTTGCTTAAAGTGTAGTTTGGGAAACATTTTTAACCTCCACTGAGTGTCAGATTacatatacaataaaattaaaatacaaaccaTGTACTAAATGAAAAATAGTATCTTTATATAAGCTATTAATAGATATCTAAATACAAtatggttttttaaaatgaaatgtgtatATAACTGTATTCATAAAGTACACTATTCAAAATCTATACAACATTAACAAcaaatccaaataaaaatgaagatattcCTCTGAATTTCATGTTTCACCGAGCATCAAAAACCACCACTGTAATATACCAAGTTAAGGACATAAAAAggtacattaaaattaaaattttagtactTTCAAGTCACTTTCTCTTTGCAATAATCTATTTATTTAATCTAAAATGTTAgttattttagatttatttaagTTAATCTAAAAtgcacaaaagaataaaattcactATTTACTATGAGGAGAAGTgaactaaaaaataaactaattattaGCCCTCTTTCCATGATAGAGACCAATGCACCAAGAAACTAAAGCAGTGTTAAAAGCGATAATTTACTGTTCTAAAAAATACTGTCAGTTATTACATAACAATTTACTCTGACTTTCAGCTAATTCCTAAGTCTCACTTTTTCCATAAGGTAGCATAAAAACTCACTATTTGTAGTTCCCCTTGTATAATTTAGTTTGTTCATAAACTGAAGCTCAGGAATGAGTACTTATATAGAATTGCTGAAAAATACACTTATGAAAGCCAAAATCAGCTAGTATTTAGATTACTTGGTATACGTCTACACACCAAAGTactgtgattaaaaaagaaaatgataaacatttttttttttttggtaagtaaTCCAAGTTATTACCATTTTCACAAGTAATTAGTCTTTGACTATCAAACCAGGTGTTATTCTTCACTTGCTCCCATCTCATACCTAAGAAGCACAGTTAAAAGGATACATCTTTTAGTCCTTTTCTTGTACATTATTCTGTATCCACATTCTCTGCATCGGATGGGATCccttgattttatttcattttctgtgtgacattctagaaatgaaaacacattcatttattcaatgccTAAAAGAGAAATTATTACAGACAAGCAAATTATCTTGACCATATTTTTCATCCAACACACTAAAATACAAATACTCAATCTCAAGGATGTGTTGCTATTACCAGTAAgctaaaggagagagaaaaaaagagtggTGGGCAAGGCACTCTTCCTAGAATAGGAAATGAAAAGTTaatgagaggatttttttttaaagactgctaAAGCTGTTCCGCTTTCTAACTTTAAAGATGAACGACTCACAAGTCAAAGACAAAtgcacaattctttttttttaaccgaGTTTAAATACTCTTACTTTGTGTTACTCTTACCTCCACAGATATATATCATTGGCTGCTGCTTTGGGGGTTGAACGTCCTTCTGGGTGTCCATTGTTGTCCCTGAAATCGGAGactcaaatatttaatatctcAAAGCGGGGCCCTCACAAATCCAATCAGGAATCATTTTTCCGAGGGAAAACTAAAAAGGTCTCAATTCCTAGTCAGTACTTTGTTTCATGGCTGGGTCTAAAGgacgaaacaaacaaacaaaaaacgtgTTGCGCATTTACCCCCAAATTGgactcttattttacagatgaaggaactcaggtttgctgctgctgctgctaagtcgcttcagtcgtgtccgactctgtgcgacccaatggacagcagcccaccaggctcccctgtccctgggattctccaggcaagaacactggagtgggttgccatttccctctccaatgcatgaaagtgaaaagtgaaagtgaagtcgctcagtcgtgtccgactcttagcgaccccatggactgcagcctaccaggctcctccatccatgggattttccaggcaagagtactggagtggagtgccactgccttctccaacccagGTTTAGGGAAGTTCATTTGGGCAGGATTACTCAgcagcaatgcaggaggcccaggttcgatcactgggtagggaagatcccctggagtagagaatggcaacccactccagtattcttgcctggagaattccatggacagaggagtctggcaggctacagtccatggggtcgcgaagagtgggacacgactgagcgactaacacactcagCTGCAGAGTCAGAGAGATTTAGATCTGATTGCAAAGCCCGCGTCTTCATTTAACACGTTATATTTTTCCAAACTTTAGCAGGagatggtaaaagaaaaaaaaaaaaaacacacacacacacaaaacttctCTCAACAGTAGAACACGAGAACCGAAGATAAGAGAAGAATAACTCCCCAAAGCTAGTCAACAGTTAAACAGGGAAACAACCCAAAAGCTAAACCGGCAAAGGACTAAAAGTATCGACTCTATCCCCAGCCTCTCCTGACTCGAACCCTTAAACTAGACCTCTTTAGACCTTATTGTGTTTTCAGTTTGGGCCCAAATTCCTACCTTCAAATCCCAAACCTCCAATTCCCTACTCACGCAACACGGAGTAATCTCTAGGCCTCTCCAAACAGATTTCGACTCGCCTCTGAGCCGCGGGCAACTTCCGGCGCTCGCTTCTGACGTGTCGGAGTCTCCGCCCCTTCCGTTCCGGGTGTGGCTGAGGAACCTGGATTGAGTAGAGGCGGAGGAAACGGGTCTTTTGGTGTTTTCGAGTCTAGTCGAAAGTGCTTGTTTCGCTCCTAGCTGTTTTCGCTTGTCAGGGAAGCAAAGCACTTTAGCAGCCTTTCATGTCCTAGgaggtttgtttttctggcaaatGAAGTCTGCAGAAAGGAACATTTTTCTAGGCGGGCAGAGGGTTAGAAGAGAAACCCCAGTGAAGTGCTCGTGGAATACTAGGCTGACCGTTACTCCGAAGAACGTAGAAGAATCGGCTCCACCGCGGATATCCACGTGCAAAAGCCCTTTACAGACTACGTGTTTCGAATAGTTTGCTATTTGTGCCGGGGCAGTGGAGCACCCCCTCGGTCGCTATCTTTCATATAATTTCGTTTTTGCTTTTCGACCCATTCTCTCCTAGGCGCTCGTTCTCTCTCTGACTCACACATTTTACTTGTGGGCAGCTACGTCAGTTACTCCCACTTAAAGCTAAGGGATTTAGGTAGTGGTAGTCActccagtcggagaaggcaatggcaccccactccagtactcttgcctggaaaatcccatggacggaggagcccggtaggctgcagtccatg
Above is a window of Bos javanicus breed banteng chromosome 14, ARS-OSU_banteng_1.0, whole genome shotgun sequence DNA encoding:
- the POLR2K gene encoding DNA-directed RNA polymerases I, II, and III subunit RPABC4 isoform X2, producing the protein MDTQKDVQPPKQQPMIYICGECHTENEIKSRDPIRCRECGYRIMYKKRTKRLVVFDAR
- the POLR2K gene encoding DNA-directed RNA polymerases I, II, and III subunit RPABC4 isoform X1, yielding MGFSRREHWSGFPFPPPGDLPDPGIEPASPKSPTLAGGFFTTEFLSHTRNGRGGDSDTSEASAGSCPRLRGESKSVWRGLEITPCCTQP